In Colletotrichum higginsianum IMI 349063 chromosome 1, whole genome shotgun sequence, the DNA window GTGAATATTTGAAGTCGGCCTCAGCGTCGTAGCCCACGTTGCAGCGTTCCAGCTGGACCAACCCTCCACGAGTCCGGTCCATGCAGAGAATGTTTAGATCTTGACCGTCGTTTGTGAATTCAACACCTCCAATCTCTCCAAAGATGTCGAATGTTTGTTTATGTGCGAGAGTTCGAATGTCAATAATGTTGACATAGTCGGCTTCTTCAGCCGCAACGAGAACTTGGGGACCACTGCCCGTGGGAGAGAACCTGAGGCTGCGAACGCCTGCCATCTCGGATCGAATGGTGGTGAGTGGTTTGCTGCTACCATCCGAGTTGGTCCACATCCGGGCGTCCCATAGCTTGACACTCATGTCTTGGAAGCCCGTTGCGACCGTCCAGCCGTTGTCGGACCAGTCGCAGGCAAAGCCAAAGTCTCTATGGCCACCCAGCTCTTGTAGTATCTCACCAGTGTCTGCACTGGCGATGAGGACGTTGTAGTTATCACCGACCATTACACGCAAGCGGCGGTCGGCTGACAGGGCGGAGCAGTTGATGGGGCAGCCATACTGCGTGTCGAGAACAAACTTTTCCGTGGCGACGTCCATGACACGGAAGCCTTGATCGTTGGACGCGAACGCTGCTAGCGGTGCCGATGAGTTTCTCGACTGGTGAATCTGCAGGTGGTTGGTGATGCCACTGATGTGGCTGGTGATTTGTCCCTCGGTGTACTTCTTGTCCTGGCTGTAGATGTTTCGCATGCAGTACTCGCCGTTGAAGGTGCCTGCGATGAGGAGGTCACAGTTCGCATCCAAGGTCGAGATCTGAACCCCAATCATGTCGTTTAGGTCCATGGCCACCTCGCTCTCGCCAGACACTGGGTTGATCTGGTGTACGGCTCCCTGGCCAGGGTAGAAGGCATGGCTCCGCCCTGCGCATGCCAAAATGTTGCGCAGCTGGAAATGGGCCAGGTGGACGTTTTGACGGATGTCCATGCGGCGGAACCTGAAGAGGTCTTCTGTGTTCCGAATGATCCTGTCGGGTAGGTGTGGCTACAGTAGTCGTGTTAGCATGACGGTGGTACCTGATGGGGTTCAAGGGGGCGACCTACGGCCCAGATATCCGAATCTGACCTGTTAGTGTAATTCTTGTAATCCAGGCTTCGACGTTCGCGAGCGTTCTTCCGTGTGACGCCCAAGTCATTCCAATCGATGCCTTGCGCATCACACCGGTTGCCCTGGAGGTCCGAGTAGCGGACTCGCGTGATCTTCCGTGCTGCCTGCTCGTTGATCTGGCGAATACCAGGACTGGGACCACGAGACTGATAACGGTTGCGCCAGGCCCAGTCTTTGAGAAAGTCGGTCAGCCCCGGGTTTTCTGGCCCGAGAGTGCTGGAGATAGGATTGCTGATGGCCGGAGGACCGGTTGCTTGCCAcgccgcctcttcctcgtcgacggcgaccacTTGGAactgctgcagctgctcgGCGACGCTCGGGTAGAAGACGTCGTCActctcgtcatcctcctccatgTTTCCGGCATGTAGCAAGGGGTGGAAAGGAGTGGTGTCGAACGGGGTGGGGTTTTGAGGTCCTGTCGGGTCAAGAAAACCATGCCCGGTGGCAAGCGGTATGCTCCAGTAGTTGACCATGTGGGCAGGTGGTTCGCTGGATGCATTATGATGCTCCAGTGCCGGATGAGAGGGTTGCTCGCCGTCAAGGTTCCCGGGGTAGGGTTCGGTAGGGTTTGTgctggcctcggccacgggCATTGGGGAGAGAAGACTGGTGACGGTCATTATATGATCCAAGGGAGCGCCTCCGTCGCTGTCGCTCATGTCcaggtcatcgtcgtcgtcatcgtcggcttcgtcggTATCATCGTCATAGTCTTCGTAGTCGTCGTAATCGTCGTGGGCAAAGGAGCCGGGTTCATGGTAGTAGGATGACGGTATGACGGGGAAGGTCTGATGGtaggaggaaaaggaaggtTGGCCAACGTTTGCGCCGCCCTGTGACGAGGGTTcgtgaggctgctgctgactGGATTCGCGATGGTGATGGTATTGTGTGTGTTGATCGTGGTGAGCGTCAGGTGGAGGCGGGGCCGATGCGATCCCTTGGTGATGGTTCGAgggagcggcagcggcctgCGAGGGCTGGGTTTCGGAAGTTCTGGGGCGCATTGCGTTCTCTTCAGTCGTGTGCCGTGGCCAAAGGCGGGCGAGTGAGGAACATTGAGGTTCTCCGCACGGTGAAGAACAATGCCCGTCGCCGGGTCGAACAGGTCAGGTCGTCCTCTGTTGTCGAGGTGTGGGTGCTGAGGGAGAGCAATAGTTGTTCCCCCTCGTGTCCGGGTCTTCTATGCCAGTGCGATCACTGCCGCAGATCAGGAATCCGGTTGCCGTTTCTCCTTGTTCGAGTCAAACACTAGGCGCAACGTAAAATggcgccaacgacgaccagCGTGCAACGTCTTTGTTGACGGCAGCAACGGTCAGGTTCCGAGACTAGTGAGATGGAGTCGATGAAAGACGACAATCCAGGGCTGGTTTCATCGGCGACGATTTAGTCGTGTACGGATAATCTCCAAGGGTATGTGGTAGAGGGTATCGTCGTGTGTCCGTCTGTCTTTCTGTCtggttgtcgtcgaggcgaACGGACAGAGGGGGATGAGGATGCTAAGGAGATCGAAAGTTTGGGAATGGGGTTGTGACTGGGAATGCGGTCAGAGGCCGGAAAGTCAGCCAGATCGAGTCCAGCGGATGGATGAGTGTTGTAGCAGGGCGGGAGCGGGAATCGAATGGGACTCGAGCGGGATGTCTTTGGCTGGGATCCGACTCTGTCGGTCGGTCTGTCTATCTTTAAACCTTGGGTTAGGTCGGTCggtaagtaggtacctaagtaaatggaggcgctggcgctggtgCTGGGGGGTCTGAGAAAGGCGCGCCAACCGAATAGAGCGAGCAACGGCGCAGCGCAGC includes these proteins:
- a CDS encoding WD repeat domain-containing protein encodes the protein MRPRTSETQPSQAAAAPSNHHQGIASAPPPPDAHHDQHTQYHHHRESSQQQPHEPSSQGGANVGQPSFSSYHQTFPVIPSSYYHEPGSFAHDDYDDYEDYDDDTDEADDDDDDDLDMSDSDGGAPLDHIMTVTSLLSPMPVAEASTNPTEPYPGNLDGEQPSHPALEHHNASSEPPAHMVNYWSIPLATGHGFLDPTGPQNPTPFDTTPFHPLLHAGNMEEDDESDDVFYPSVAEQLQQFQVVAVDEEEAAWQATGPPAISNPISSTLGPENPGLTDFLKDWAWRNRYQSRGPSPGIRQINEQAARKITRVRYSDLQGNRCDAQGIDWNDLGVTRKNARERRSLDYKNYTNRSDSDIWAPHLPDRIIRNTEDLFRFRRMDIRQNVHLAHFQLRNILACAGRSHAFYPGQGAVHQINPVSGESEVAMDLNDMIGVQISTLDANCDLLIAGTFNGEYCMRNIYSQDKKYTEGQITSHISGITNHLQIHQSRNSSAPLAAFASNDQGFRVMDVATEKFVLDTQYGCPINCSALSADRRLRVMVGDNYNVLIASADTGEILQELGGHRDFGFACDWSDNGWTVATGFQDMSVKLWDARMWTNSDGSSKPLTTIRSEMAGVRSLRFSPTGSGPQVLVAAEEADYVNIIDIRTLAHKQTFDIFGEIGGVEFTNDGQDLNILCMDRTRGGLVQLERCNVGYDAEADFKYSHQAAPLDPWWEASQAGSFTDTKMTGPKTAAWQERSTIFFDDLEPF